Proteins encoded in a region of the Streptomyces sp. NBC_00513 genome:
- the gyrA gene encoding DNA gyrase subunit A translates to MADETTPTAENPAEEQPVMRIEPVGLETEMQRSYLDYAMSVIVSRALPDVRDGLKPVHRRVLYAMYDGGYRPEKGFYKCARVVGDVMGTYHPHGDSSIYDALVRLAQPWSMRMPLVDSNGNFGSPGNDPAAAMRYTECKLMPLAMEMLRDIDEETVDFQDNYDGRNQEPTVLPARFPNLLVNGSAGIAVGMATNIPPHNLREVAAGAQWALEHPEASHEELQDALVERIKGPDFPSGALVVGRKGIEEAYRTGRGSITMRAVVEVEEIQNRQCLVVTELPYQTNPDNLAQKIADLVKDGKVGGIADVRDETSSRTGQRLVIVLKRDAVAKVVLNNLYKHTDLQSNFSANMLALVDGVPRTLSIDAFIRHWVTHQIEVIVRRTRFRLRKAEERAHILRGLLKALDAIDEVIALIRRSNTVEIAREGLMGLLSIDEIQANAILEMQLRRLAALERQKIVAEHDELQAKINEYNAILASEERQRQIVSEELAAIVEKFGDDRRSKLVPFDGDMSMEDLIAEEDIVVTITHGGYVKRTKTEDYRSQKRGGKGVRGTKLKQDDLVDHFFVSTTHHWLLFFTNKGRVYRSKAYELPDAGRDARGQHVANLLAFQPDEKIAQILAIRDYEAAPYLILATKGGLVKKTALKDYDSPRSGGVIAINLRETEDGSDDELIGAELVSADDDLLLISKKAQSIRFTATDDSLRPMGRATSGVKGMSFRGGDELLSMSVVRPGTFVFTATDGGYAKRTAVDEYRVQGRGGLGIKAAKIVEDRGSLVGALVVDETDEILAITLSGGVIRTRVNEVRETGRDTMGVQLINLGKRDAVVGIARNAEAGQEADEVDEVDEIENEIGTEVADGQAAEAAEGTQPSAGEHEE, encoded by the coding sequence ATGGCCGATGAAACCACCCCCACCGCGGAGAACCCCGCGGAGGAGCAGCCCGTCATGCGCATCGAGCCCGTCGGGCTCGAAACCGAGATGCAGCGCTCCTACCTCGACTACGCGATGTCCGTCATCGTCTCCCGCGCCCTGCCCGACGTGAGGGACGGCCTCAAGCCGGTCCACCGTCGTGTGCTGTACGCGATGTACGACGGCGGCTACCGGCCCGAGAAGGGCTTCTACAAGTGCGCCCGCGTCGTCGGTGACGTCATGGGTACGTACCACCCGCACGGCGACAGCTCGATCTACGACGCCCTGGTCCGTCTGGCCCAGCCGTGGTCGATGCGCATGCCGCTCGTGGACTCCAACGGCAACTTCGGCTCCCCGGGCAACGACCCGGCCGCCGCGATGCGCTACACCGAGTGCAAGCTGATGCCGCTGGCCATGGAGATGCTCCGGGACATCGACGAGGAGACCGTCGACTTCCAGGACAACTACGACGGCCGCAACCAGGAGCCGACGGTCCTGCCGGCGCGCTTCCCGAACCTCCTGGTCAACGGCTCCGCCGGCATCGCCGTCGGCATGGCCACCAACATCCCGCCGCACAACCTGCGCGAGGTCGCCGCCGGTGCCCAGTGGGCGCTGGAGCACCCCGAGGCCTCCCACGAGGAGCTCCAGGACGCGCTCGTCGAGCGGATCAAGGGCCCGGACTTCCCGTCGGGCGCCCTCGTCGTGGGCCGCAAGGGCATCGAGGAGGCGTACCGGACCGGGCGCGGCTCCATCACGATGCGCGCGGTGGTCGAGGTCGAGGAGATCCAGAACCGCCAGTGCCTGGTGGTCACGGAGCTTCCGTACCAGACCAACCCCGACAACCTGGCGCAGAAGATCGCCGACCTGGTGAAGGACGGCAAGGTCGGCGGCATCGCCGACGTCCGCGACGAGACCTCCTCGCGGACCGGCCAGCGCCTGGTGATCGTCCTCAAGCGCGACGCCGTCGCCAAGGTCGTGCTGAACAACCTGTACAAGCACACCGACCTCCAGTCGAACTTCAGCGCCAACATGCTGGCGCTCGTCGACGGAGTGCCGCGCACCCTGTCGATCGACGCGTTCATCCGCCACTGGGTGACGCACCAGATCGAGGTCATCGTCCGGCGCACGCGCTTCCGCCTGCGCAAGGCGGAGGAGCGCGCCCACATCCTGCGCGGTCTGCTCAAGGCGCTGGACGCGATCGACGAGGTCATCGCCCTCATCCGGCGCAGCAACACGGTCGAGATCGCCCGTGAGGGCCTCATGGGCCTGCTGTCGATCGACGAGATCCAGGCCAACGCCATCCTGGAGATGCAGCTCCGCCGCCTCGCGGCCCTGGAGCGGCAGAAGATCGTCGCCGAGCACGACGAGCTCCAGGCCAAGATCAACGAGTACAACGCGATCCTGGCCTCCGAGGAGCGCCAGCGTCAGATCGTCAGCGAGGAACTGGCGGCGATCGTCGAGAAGTTCGGCGACGACCGACGCTCCAAGCTGGTCCCCTTCGACGGCGACATGTCCATGGAGGACCTGATCGCCGAAGAGGACATCGTCGTCACGATCACCCACGGCGGCTACGTCAAGCGGACCAAGACCGAGGACTACCGCTCGCAGAAGCGCGGCGGCAAGGGCGTGCGCGGCACGAAGCTGAAGCAGGACGACCTGGTCGACCACTTCTTCGTGTCCACCACGCACCACTGGCTGCTGTTCTTCACGAACAAGGGCCGTGTCTACCGCTCGAAGGCGTACGAGCTCCCGGACGCCGGCCGTGACGCGCGCGGGCAGCACGTGGCGAACCTGCTGGCCTTCCAGCCGGACGAGAAGATCGCCCAGATCCTCGCGATCCGCGACTACGAGGCGGCGCCCTACCTGATCCTGGCCACCAAGGGCGGCCTGGTGAAGAAGACGGCCCTCAAGGACTACGACTCGCCCCGTTCGGGTGGTGTAATCGCCATCAACCTCCGCGAGACGGAGGACGGCAGCGACGACGAGCTCATCGGCGCGGAGCTGGTGTCCGCCGACGACGACCTCCTGCTCATCAGCAAGAAGGCGCAGTCGATCCGTTTCACCGCGACGGACGACTCGTTGCGCCCCATGGGACGCGCGACGTCCGGCGTGAAGGGCATGAGTTTCCGAGGTGGGGACGAACTGCTCTCCATGAGCGTGGTGCGGCCGGGTACGTTCGTGTTCACCGCGACGGACGGCGGCTACGCCAAGCGGACGGCAGTGGACGAGTACCGCGTCCAGGGTCGTGGTGGACTGGGCATCAAGGCGGCGAAGATCGTGGAGGATCGCGGTTCGCTCGTCGGCGCGCTGGTGGTCGACGAAACGGACGAGATTCTCGCCATCACGCTCAGCGGTGGTGTGATTCGTACGCGAGTCAACGAAGTCAGGGAGACCGGCCGTGACACCATGGGCGTCCAGCTGATCAACCTGGGTAAGCGCGACGCCGTGGTCGGCATCGCGCGCAACGCGGAGGCCGGTCAGGAAGCTGACGAGGTCGACGAGGTCGACGAGATCGAGAACGAGATCGGGACCGAGGTGGCCGACGGACAGGCCGCCGAGGCCGCCGAGGGCACGCAGCCCTCGGCTGGGGAGCACGAGGAGTAA
- a CDS encoding DLW-39 family protein: MKKLLLVALAAIGGLLVYRQIQADRAEQDLWTEATDSVPSGSGV, translated from the coding sequence GTGAAGAAGCTGCTCCTGGTCGCACTGGCCGCCATCGGCGGGCTCCTCGTGTACCGCCAGATCCAGGCGGACCGTGCCGAGCAGGACCTGTGGACGGAGGCAACCGACTCCGTGCCTTCTGGTTCTGGCGTGTGA
- a CDS encoding transcriptional regulator yields MDAVQQEATARARELQRSWYGEPLGALFRRLIDDLGLNQARLAAVLGLSAPMLSQLMSGQRAKIGNPAVVQRVQALQDLAGQVADGSVSAGEATDRMDEIKKTQGGSVLSNSGQTAAGSGAPTVKRVVREIQSLLRSVSAAGDIIDAAETLAPSHPELAEFLRVYGAGRTADAVAHYESHQN; encoded by the coding sequence GTGGACGCTGTACAGCAAGAGGCCACGGCCAGAGCCAGAGAGCTTCAGCGCAGTTGGTACGGGGAGCCGTTGGGGGCGCTCTTCCGCCGGCTCATAGATGACCTCGGCTTGAACCAGGCTCGCCTCGCTGCCGTCCTCGGGCTTTCGGCGCCGATGTTGTCCCAGCTGATGAGCGGCCAGCGCGCCAAGATCGGCAACCCGGCCGTGGTCCAGCGGGTCCAGGCCCTGCAGGATCTCGCCGGTCAGGTGGCCGACGGAAGCGTCAGCGCGGGGGAGGCCACCGACAGGATGGACGAGATCAAGAAGACCCAGGGGGGATCCGTCCTCAGCAACAGCGGGCAGACGGCGGCCGGTTCGGGCGCGCCCACCGTCAAGCGGGTCGTCCGTGAGATCCAGTCGCTGCTGCGCTCCGTCTCGGCGGCCGGGGACATCATCGACGCGGCGGAGACCCTCGCCCCCAGCCATCCGGAACTGGCAGAGTTCCTCCGGGTGTACGGAGCGGGTCGCACCGCCGACGCCGTGGCGCATTACGAGTCGCACCAGAACTGA
- a CDS encoding serine/threonine-protein kinase, producing the protein MGEVFAGRYELIDPIGRGGAGAVWRAWDHRRRRYVAAKVLMQSDAHTLLRFVREQALRIDHPHVLAPASWAADDDKVLFTMDLVAGGSLAHVIGDYGPLPPRFVCTLLDQLLAGLAAVHAEGVVHRDIKPANILMAATGTGRPHLRLSDFGISMRKGEPRLTETNYVVGTPGYSAPEQLLGAEPDFPADFFATGLVALYLLQGRKPDAQALVEHFLAHGTPDAPEGVPAPLWDVIANLLQPDPQSRFRTATGARKALAEAMELLPPAAPDEEPVEVFDQLGPLPDGFGPHGPQNTSAVTPGSGPTAAVVPHPATGPGGTTPTDPRTGAVAPPPLLPPDRTPSSAAPAPVHTPTPTPAAYATPPAPLDAFGPPPTAYGPSETGSFHLPPPAAPEPALTPLGAEAPARPARPAAASPTGPTTPPGPAAPRAFRIAPPPARVTVGILAAALLCFAVGAWALTRL; encoded by the coding sequence ATGGGTGAGGTCTTCGCGGGCCGGTACGAGCTGATCGACCCGATCGGTCGGGGTGGAGCGGGCGCCGTCTGGCGTGCCTGGGACCACCGCCGCCGTCGGTACGTCGCCGCGAAGGTCCTCATGCAGAGCGACGCCCACACCCTGCTGCGGTTCGTGCGCGAGCAGGCCCTGCGGATCGATCATCCGCACGTGCTCGCGCCGGCCAGTTGGGCGGCGGACGACGACAAGGTCCTGTTCACCATGGACCTGGTCGCCGGGGGCTCGCTCGCCCACGTGATCGGGGACTACGGCCCCCTGCCGCCCCGGTTCGTGTGCACGCTGCTCGACCAGCTCCTGGCGGGACTGGCGGCGGTCCACGCGGAGGGCGTCGTCCACCGCGACATCAAACCGGCCAACATACTGATGGCGGCCACCGGAACCGGGCGGCCGCACCTGCGGCTGTCCGACTTCGGCATCTCCATGCGCAAGGGTGAGCCGCGGCTCACCGAGACCAACTACGTCGTGGGTACGCCGGGTTACTCCGCCCCCGAGCAACTCCTCGGCGCGGAGCCCGACTTCCCCGCCGATTTCTTCGCCACCGGCCTGGTCGCCCTGTACCTCCTCCAGGGGCGCAAGCCGGACGCCCAGGCACTGGTGGAGCACTTCCTGGCGCACGGCACCCCAGATGCCCCCGAAGGCGTCCCCGCGCCCCTGTGGGACGTCATCGCGAACCTCCTGCAACCCGATCCCCAGAGCCGGTTCAGAACCGCCACAGGGGCCCGCAAGGCCCTTGCCGAGGCCATGGAGCTGCTTCCGCCCGCCGCGCCGGACGAGGAGCCGGTGGAGGTGTTCGACCAACTCGGCCCGCTCCCCGACGGTTTCGGCCCCCATGGGCCGCAGAACACCAGCGCGGTGACCCCCGGGAGCGGCCCCACCGCCGCCGTGGTCCCACACCCGGCCACGGGGCCCGGTGGGACCACCCCGACGGACCCGCGCACGGGCGCCGTGGCACCGCCCCCGCTCCTGCCCCCGGACCGGACCCCGTCGTCGGCCGCGCCCGCACCCGTCCACACCCCGACGCCCACCCCCGCCGCGTACGCGACGCCGCCCGCGCCCCTCGACGCGTTCGGGCCGCCCCCCACGGCGTACGGCCCCTCCGAGACGGGCAGTTTCCACCTGCCCCCGCCGGCCGCACCCGAGCCGGCCCTCACCCCGCTCGGCGCCGAAGCACCGGCCCGGCCCGCCCGGCCCGCAGCGGCCTCACCGACCGGCCCGACGACGCCCCCCGGCCCGGCCGCGCCCCGCGCCTTCCGGATCGCCCCGCCCCCGGCGAGGGTCACGGTCGGCATCCTCGCCGCCGCGCTCCTCTGCTTCGCGGTGGGCGCCTGGGCACTGACCCGCCTCTGA
- a CDS encoding DUF3566 domain-containing protein: MTDTRGSQPKSPTDAGQNRGGQPYQPPQAYSAPSGPGAARGGQAGDTQRRPRTGARTAPRTRKARLRVAKADPWSVMKVSFLLSIALGVCTVVASVVLWMVMDAMGVFSTVGGTISEATGSNESNGFDLQSFLSLPRVLIFSSVIAVIDVVLMTALATLGSFIYNLSAGFVGGVELTLAEDE; the protein is encoded by the coding sequence GTGACGGATACCCGAGGATCGCAGCCGAAGTCGCCGACCGACGCCGGTCAGAACCGGGGCGGTCAGCCCTACCAGCCCCCGCAGGCCTACTCGGCGCCCTCGGGCCCGGGGGCGGCGCGCGGGGGCCAGGCCGGGGACACGCAGCGCCGGCCGCGCACCGGGGCCCGTACGGCGCCCCGGACGCGCAAGGCGCGACTGCGGGTGGCCAAGGCCGACCCGTGGTCGGTGATGAAGGTCAGCTTCCTCCTGTCGATCGCGCTCGGTGTCTGCACGGTCGTCGCGTCGGTGGTGCTGTGGATGGTCATGGACGCGATGGGCGTCTTCTCGACCGTCGGCGGCACGATCAGCGAGGCGACCGGATCGAACGAGAGCAACGGGTTCGACCTCCAGTCGTTCCTCTCGCTGCCCCGCGTGCTGATCTTCAGCTCGGTGATCGCGGTCATCGACGTGGTGCTCATGACGGCGCTGGCGACGCTCGGCTCGTTCATCTACAACCTGTCGGCGGGCTTCGTCGGAGGCGTCGAGCTGACGCTGGCCGAGGACGAGTGA